From a single Acyrthosiphon pisum isolate AL4f unplaced genomic scaffold, pea_aphid_22Mar2018_4r6ur Scaffold_20712;HRSCAF=21911, whole genome shotgun sequence genomic region:
- the LOC103308590 gene encoding protein argonaute 3-like, which yields MELITFTNIENIEMMLADVLKTYWKNLAGGQCAYENNCDSDFTEKLIHCVDCWNWFHKSCDSEDLSAVKGTWGSPGGRRGCRSWRGGVGSSGGPDGGGGGHGRSGGPDRGRGSSGDPDRGRGWSGGPDRGRGWSGGPDRGRGWSGGPDRGRGWSRGPDRGRGSSGGPDGGHGSGRWSGGVEW from the exons ATGGAGTTAATAACATTTACAAACATTGAAAACATTGAGATGATGTTAGCAGATGTATTAAAAACCTATTGGAAAAATTTGGCTGGTGGACAATGTGCGTATGAAAATAATTGCGATTCCGATTTTacagaaaaattaattcattgtgTGGACTGTTGGAATTGGTTTCACAAATCATGTGACAGTGAAGATTTAAGTGCTGTAAAAG GTACTTGGGGAAGTCCAGGTGGACGAAGGGGATGCCGTTCATGGAGAGGAGGAGTTGGAAGTAGTGGAGGTCCAGATGGAGGTGGTGGTGGACATGGAAGAAGTGGGGGTCCTGATAGAGGACGTGGAAGTAGTGGAGATCCCGATAGAGGACGTGGATGGAGTGGAGGTCCCGATAGAGGACGTGGATGGAGTGGAGGTCCTGATAGAGGACGTGGATGGAGTGGAGGTCCCGATAGAGGACGTGGATGGAGTAGAGGTCCCGATAGAGGACGTGGAAGTAGTGGAGGTCCAGATGGAGGACATGGAAGTGGTCGGTGGTCAGGTGGAGTGGAATGGTGA